A single region of the Hippopotamus amphibius kiboko isolate mHipAmp2 chromosome 6, mHipAmp2.hap2, whole genome shotgun sequence genome encodes:
- the ZBTB38 gene encoding zinc finger and BTB domain-containing protein 38 isoform X1 has protein sequence MMTVMSLSRDLKDDFHSDTVLSILNEQRIRGILCDVTIIVEDTKFKAHSNVLAASSLYFKNIFWSHTICISSHVLELDDLKAEVFTEILNYIYSSTVVVKRQETVTDLAAAGKKLGISFLEDLTDRNFSNSPGPYVFCITEKGVVKEEKNEKRHEEPAITNGPRITNAFSIIETENSNNMFSPLDLRASFKKVSDSMRTTSLCLERPDICHEVEPVRTLAEHSYAVSSVAEAYRSQPVREQDNSSPGKTGKENCEAVAAKPKTCRKPKTLSVPQDSDSTPENIPPPPATNLEVSQEGSPQPAAVLSLSKSPNNNEGEVHFPRADENKSSDVPAPPATEVPPLIYNCSCCSKSFDSSTLLSAHMQLHKPTQEPLVCKHCNKQFSTLNRLERHEQICMRSGHVPVPGGNQRFLENYPTIGQNGASFTGPEPLLSENRIGEFSSPGSTLPETEHMVKFVNGQMLYSCVVCKRSYVTLSSLRRHANVHSWRRTYPCHYCNKVFALAEYRTRHEIWHTGERRYQCIFCLETFMTYYILKNHQKSFHAIDHRLSISKKTANGGLKPSVYPYKLYRLLPMKCKRAPYKSYRHSSYENTRENSQMNESAPGPYVIQNPHGSELPTLNFQDSVNTLTNSPAIPLETPVRQDVPTSTSAQNAEGTKWGERGELKVDLDNNFYSTEVSVSSTENAVSSDLRAGDAPVLSVSNGSENSTSVISYSGSAPSVIVHSSQFSSVIMHSNAVAATTGHNPRAPSDPAVSQTPREDSKPEPGKVGRVVSRPKSVKEKKRTVPCNRGEVPEESTYVADPGGLSKTTNTVKETGKTETYIAKPALPGTSTNSTVAPLCQITVKIGNEAIVKRHILGSKLFYKRGRRPKYQMQEETLPQESDQEPNGDSPLGLCQSECVEMGEMFDDASDQDSTDKPWRPYYNYKPKKKSRQLRKMKKANWRKEHENRSPSRKCKYPAELDCAVGKPPQEKAFEEEENKEMPKLQCELCDGDKASGAGNQGRPHRHLTARPYACELCAKQFQSPSTLKMHMRCHTGEKPYQCKTCGRCFSVQGNLQKHERIHLGVKEFICQYCNKAFTLNETLKIHERIHTGEKRYHCQFCFQSFLYLSTKRNHEQRHIREHNGKGYACFQCPKICKTAAALGMHQKKHLFKSPSQREKTEGDAGHEKSSPLENPHFIDSEDSDQKDSVQTVVENVL, from the exons ATG ATGACAGTCATGTCCCTTTCCAGGGACCTCAAGGACGACTTTCACAGTGACACAGTGCTCTCCATCCTAAATGAGCAGCGCATCCGGGGCATCTTATGTGATGTCACTATCATTGTGGAAGACACTAAATTTAAAGCCCACAGCAATGTCTTGGCTGCTTCAAgcctttatttcaaaaatatcttttggaGCCATACCATCTGTATTTCAAGCCACGTCCTGGAGCTGGATGATCTCAAAGCTGAAGTGTTTACAGAAATCCTTAATTATATCTACAGCTCCACAGTCGTCGTCAAGAGACAGGAAACAGTCACTGATCTTGCAGCTGCAGGAAAAAAGCTGGGAATATCCTTCTTGGAAGATCTTACTGATCGCAACTTCTCAAATTCCCCAGGTCCCTATGTATTCTGCATCACCGAAAAGGGAgtggttaaagaagaaaaaaatgaaaaaaggcatGAAGAACCAGCCATCACTAATGGGCCAAGGATCACAAATGCATTTTCCatcattgaaacagaaaatagTAATAACATGTTTTCTCCGCTGGACTTGAGGGCAAGTTTCAAAAAGGTCTCTGACTCCATGAGAACCACCAGCCTTTGCCTGGAGAGGCCTGACATCTGCCACGAGGTGGAGCCCGTGCGCACCCTCGCCGAGCACTCCTATGCCGTGTCTTCCGTGGCTGAGGCTTACAGAAGTCAGCCTGTACGGGAACAGGACAACAGTTCACCTGGGAAAACAGGTAAAGAAAACTGCGAAGCTGTCGCAGCAAAACCGAAAACATGCCGAAAGCCAAAGACACTCTCCGTACCCCAGGATTCCGATTCAACTCCAGAAAACATACCACCCCCTCCAGCAACCAACTTGGAGGTGAGTCAAGAAGGAAGTCCACAGCCAGCTGCAGTTCTTTCcctttcaaaatctcccaacaacaaTGAAGGAGAGGTTCATTTTCCCAGGGCAGATGAAAATAAATCCTCTGATGTCCCCGCGCCGCCAGCCACAGAGGTTCCACCTCTCATTTACAACTGTAGCTGTTGTTCCAAATCTTTCGACAGTAGCACTTTGCTCAGCGCCCACATGCAGCTTCACAAGCCAACCCAGGAGCCCTTGGTGTgcaagcactgcaacaaacagtTCAGCACCCTCAACAGACTGGAGCGGCACGAGCAGATCTGTATGAGGTCAGGCCACGTGCCCGTTCCTGGAGGCAATCAACGCTTCTTAGAAAACTATCCCACCATTGGGCAGAATGGAGCTTCATTCACAGGTCCAGAACCTTTACTCTCTGAGAATAGGATTGGTGAATTTTCCAGTCCCGGAAGTACCTTGCCAGAAACAGAACACATGGTTAAATTTGTGAACGGGCAAATGCTCTACAGCTGCGTAGTATGCAAACGTAGTTATGTGACTTTATCCAGCCTCCGAAGACATGCAAATGTTCACTCATGGAGAAGAACGTACCCTTGCCATTACTGCAACAAAGTGTTTGCATTAGCTGAGTACAGGACAAGACATGAGATTTGGCACACAGGAGAAAGGCGGTATCAGTGCATTTTCTGCCTGGAAACGTTCATGACCTACTATATACTCAAAAACCACCAGAAGTCTTTCCATGCCATAGATCATAGGCTTTCCATCAGTAAAAAAACAGCAAACGGAGGCTTGAAGCCTAGTGTCTATCCATATAAACTTTATAGGCTCCTGCCCATGAAATGCAAGAGGGCTCCTTATAAGAGCTACCGACATTCTTCCTATGAAAATACTCGAGAAAACAGTCAGATGAACGAGTCTGCACCTGGTCCCTATGTTATTCAGAATCCACACGGCTCTGAATTACCTACCCTGAATTTCCAAGACAGTGTAAACACCTTGACCAACAGTCCAGCCATCCCATTGGAAACACCAGTACGTCAGGATGTACCCACTTCCACCAGTGCACAAAACGCAGAGGGTACCAAATGGGGAGAAAGGGGAGAGTTGAAAGTTGATCTGGACAATAACTTTTATTCAACGGAGGTGTCAGTTTCTTCCACTGAAAACGCCGTCAGTTCAGACCTCCGGGCAGGGGACGCTCCCGTCTTGTCGGTGAGTAACGGCAGTGAGAACTCCACCTCTGTGATCAGCTACAGTGGCTCAGCCCCCTCGGTCATCGTCCACAGCAGCCAGTTTTCATCAGTGATAATGCACAGCAACGCCGTTGCTGCCACGACTGGCCACAACCCCAGAGCCCCTTCAGACCCGGCTGTCAGTCAGACCCCAAGAGAGGACAGCAAACCCGAGCCAGGCAAAGTGGGCAGGGTCGTCAGCAGACCCAAGAGcgtgaaggagaaaaagagaaccgTCCCGTGTAACAGGGGAGAAGTACCAGAGGAGTCCACATACGTTGCTGATCCCGGAGGGTTGAGCAAGACCACAAATACCGTGAAAGAAACTGGTAAGACCGAAACGTACATCGCAAAGCCCGCTCTCCCGGGAACCTCCACAAACAGCACCGTCGCACCCCTTTGCCAGATAACAGTGAAAATCGGGAATGAGGCCATTGTGAAGAGGCACATCCTAGGATCTAAACTGTTCTATAAAAGAGGGAGGAGACCCAAGTACCAAATGCAGGAGGAGACCCTGCCGCAAGAGAGTGACCAGGAACCCAACGGAGACAGCCCGCTCGGGCTCTGCCAGTCCGAGTGCGTGGAGATGGGTGAGATGTTTGACGATGCCAGTGACCAGGATTCCACGGACAAACCGTGGCGCCCTTACTACAACTACAAACCCAAAAAGAAATCCAGGCAgttgaggaaaatgaagaaagccAACTGGAGGAAGGAGCACGAAAACAGGAGCCCAAGCAGGAAGTGTAAGTACCCGGCCGAACTGGACTGCGCCGTGGGGAAGCCTCCCCAGGAGAAGGCCTtcgaggaagaagaaaataaagagatgcCCAAGTTGCAGTGTGAACTCTGTGACGGAGACAAAGCCTCAGGGGCTGGGAATCAAGGGAGGCCCCACCGGCATCTCACGGCCAGGCCTTATGCGTGCGAGCTCTGTGCCAAGCAGTTCCAGAGCCCCTCCACCCTGAAGATGCACATGAGGTGTCACACGGGAGAGAAGCCGTACCAGTGCAAGACCTGCGGACGGTGCTTCTCGGtgcaaggcaacctacagaaacACGAGCGCATCCACCTGGGCGTGAAGGAGTTCATCTGCCAGTATTGCAACAAGGCCTTCACGTTGAACGAGACCCTGAAAATCCACGAAAGAATCCACACTGGCGAAAAGCGATACCACTGTCAGTTCTGCTTTCAGAGTTTTTTGTATCTCTCCACAAAAAGGAATCACGAGCAGAGGCATATCCGGGAGCATAACGGGAAGGGCTACGCCTGCTTCCAGTGCCCCAAAATTTGCAAAACAGCTGCTGCCCTGGGAATGCACCAGAAGAAACACTTATTCAAGAGCCCAAGTcagagggagaaaacagaaggtGACGCAGGCCACGAAAAGTCCAGTCCGCTGGAGAACCCACATTTCATTGATTCAGAAGACAGTGACCAAAAGGATAGTGTACAAACCGTTGTTGAGAATGTCCTTTGA
- the ZBTB38 gene encoding zinc finger and BTB domain-containing protein 38 isoform X2, translated as MTVMSLSRDLKDDFHSDTVLSILNEQRIRGILCDVTIIVEDTKFKAHSNVLAASSLYFKNIFWSHTICISSHVLELDDLKAEVFTEILNYIYSSTVVVKRQETVTDLAAAGKKLGISFLEDLTDRNFSNSPGPYVFCITEKGVVKEEKNEKRHEEPAITNGPRITNAFSIIETENSNNMFSPLDLRASFKKVSDSMRTTSLCLERPDICHEVEPVRTLAEHSYAVSSVAEAYRSQPVREQDNSSPGKTGKENCEAVAAKPKTCRKPKTLSVPQDSDSTPENIPPPPATNLEVSQEGSPQPAAVLSLSKSPNNNEGEVHFPRADENKSSDVPAPPATEVPPLIYNCSCCSKSFDSSTLLSAHMQLHKPTQEPLVCKHCNKQFSTLNRLERHEQICMRSGHVPVPGGNQRFLENYPTIGQNGASFTGPEPLLSENRIGEFSSPGSTLPETEHMVKFVNGQMLYSCVVCKRSYVTLSSLRRHANVHSWRRTYPCHYCNKVFALAEYRTRHEIWHTGERRYQCIFCLETFMTYYILKNHQKSFHAIDHRLSISKKTANGGLKPSVYPYKLYRLLPMKCKRAPYKSYRHSSYENTRENSQMNESAPGPYVIQNPHGSELPTLNFQDSVNTLTNSPAIPLETPVRQDVPTSTSAQNAEGTKWGERGELKVDLDNNFYSTEVSVSSTENAVSSDLRAGDAPVLSVSNGSENSTSVISYSGSAPSVIVHSSQFSSVIMHSNAVAATTGHNPRAPSDPAVSQTPREDSKPEPGKVGRVVSRPKSVKEKKRTVPCNRGEVPEESTYVADPGGLSKTTNTVKETGKTETYIAKPALPGTSTNSTVAPLCQITVKIGNEAIVKRHILGSKLFYKRGRRPKYQMQEETLPQESDQEPNGDSPLGLCQSECVEMGEMFDDASDQDSTDKPWRPYYNYKPKKKSRQLRKMKKANWRKEHENRSPSRKCKYPAELDCAVGKPPQEKAFEEEENKEMPKLQCELCDGDKASGAGNQGRPHRHLTARPYACELCAKQFQSPSTLKMHMRCHTGEKPYQCKTCGRCFSVQGNLQKHERIHLGVKEFICQYCNKAFTLNETLKIHERIHTGEKRYHCQFCFQSFLYLSTKRNHEQRHIREHNGKGYACFQCPKICKTAAALGMHQKKHLFKSPSQREKTEGDAGHEKSSPLENPHFIDSEDSDQKDSVQTVVENVL; from the coding sequence ATGACAGTCATGTCCCTTTCCAGGGACCTCAAGGACGACTTTCACAGTGACACAGTGCTCTCCATCCTAAATGAGCAGCGCATCCGGGGCATCTTATGTGATGTCACTATCATTGTGGAAGACACTAAATTTAAAGCCCACAGCAATGTCTTGGCTGCTTCAAgcctttatttcaaaaatatcttttggaGCCATACCATCTGTATTTCAAGCCACGTCCTGGAGCTGGATGATCTCAAAGCTGAAGTGTTTACAGAAATCCTTAATTATATCTACAGCTCCACAGTCGTCGTCAAGAGACAGGAAACAGTCACTGATCTTGCAGCTGCAGGAAAAAAGCTGGGAATATCCTTCTTGGAAGATCTTACTGATCGCAACTTCTCAAATTCCCCAGGTCCCTATGTATTCTGCATCACCGAAAAGGGAgtggttaaagaagaaaaaaatgaaaaaaggcatGAAGAACCAGCCATCACTAATGGGCCAAGGATCACAAATGCATTTTCCatcattgaaacagaaaatagTAATAACATGTTTTCTCCGCTGGACTTGAGGGCAAGTTTCAAAAAGGTCTCTGACTCCATGAGAACCACCAGCCTTTGCCTGGAGAGGCCTGACATCTGCCACGAGGTGGAGCCCGTGCGCACCCTCGCCGAGCACTCCTATGCCGTGTCTTCCGTGGCTGAGGCTTACAGAAGTCAGCCTGTACGGGAACAGGACAACAGTTCACCTGGGAAAACAGGTAAAGAAAACTGCGAAGCTGTCGCAGCAAAACCGAAAACATGCCGAAAGCCAAAGACACTCTCCGTACCCCAGGATTCCGATTCAACTCCAGAAAACATACCACCCCCTCCAGCAACCAACTTGGAGGTGAGTCAAGAAGGAAGTCCACAGCCAGCTGCAGTTCTTTCcctttcaaaatctcccaacaacaaTGAAGGAGAGGTTCATTTTCCCAGGGCAGATGAAAATAAATCCTCTGATGTCCCCGCGCCGCCAGCCACAGAGGTTCCACCTCTCATTTACAACTGTAGCTGTTGTTCCAAATCTTTCGACAGTAGCACTTTGCTCAGCGCCCACATGCAGCTTCACAAGCCAACCCAGGAGCCCTTGGTGTgcaagcactgcaacaaacagtTCAGCACCCTCAACAGACTGGAGCGGCACGAGCAGATCTGTATGAGGTCAGGCCACGTGCCCGTTCCTGGAGGCAATCAACGCTTCTTAGAAAACTATCCCACCATTGGGCAGAATGGAGCTTCATTCACAGGTCCAGAACCTTTACTCTCTGAGAATAGGATTGGTGAATTTTCCAGTCCCGGAAGTACCTTGCCAGAAACAGAACACATGGTTAAATTTGTGAACGGGCAAATGCTCTACAGCTGCGTAGTATGCAAACGTAGTTATGTGACTTTATCCAGCCTCCGAAGACATGCAAATGTTCACTCATGGAGAAGAACGTACCCTTGCCATTACTGCAACAAAGTGTTTGCATTAGCTGAGTACAGGACAAGACATGAGATTTGGCACACAGGAGAAAGGCGGTATCAGTGCATTTTCTGCCTGGAAACGTTCATGACCTACTATATACTCAAAAACCACCAGAAGTCTTTCCATGCCATAGATCATAGGCTTTCCATCAGTAAAAAAACAGCAAACGGAGGCTTGAAGCCTAGTGTCTATCCATATAAACTTTATAGGCTCCTGCCCATGAAATGCAAGAGGGCTCCTTATAAGAGCTACCGACATTCTTCCTATGAAAATACTCGAGAAAACAGTCAGATGAACGAGTCTGCACCTGGTCCCTATGTTATTCAGAATCCACACGGCTCTGAATTACCTACCCTGAATTTCCAAGACAGTGTAAACACCTTGACCAACAGTCCAGCCATCCCATTGGAAACACCAGTACGTCAGGATGTACCCACTTCCACCAGTGCACAAAACGCAGAGGGTACCAAATGGGGAGAAAGGGGAGAGTTGAAAGTTGATCTGGACAATAACTTTTATTCAACGGAGGTGTCAGTTTCTTCCACTGAAAACGCCGTCAGTTCAGACCTCCGGGCAGGGGACGCTCCCGTCTTGTCGGTGAGTAACGGCAGTGAGAACTCCACCTCTGTGATCAGCTACAGTGGCTCAGCCCCCTCGGTCATCGTCCACAGCAGCCAGTTTTCATCAGTGATAATGCACAGCAACGCCGTTGCTGCCACGACTGGCCACAACCCCAGAGCCCCTTCAGACCCGGCTGTCAGTCAGACCCCAAGAGAGGACAGCAAACCCGAGCCAGGCAAAGTGGGCAGGGTCGTCAGCAGACCCAAGAGcgtgaaggagaaaaagagaaccgTCCCGTGTAACAGGGGAGAAGTACCAGAGGAGTCCACATACGTTGCTGATCCCGGAGGGTTGAGCAAGACCACAAATACCGTGAAAGAAACTGGTAAGACCGAAACGTACATCGCAAAGCCCGCTCTCCCGGGAACCTCCACAAACAGCACCGTCGCACCCCTTTGCCAGATAACAGTGAAAATCGGGAATGAGGCCATTGTGAAGAGGCACATCCTAGGATCTAAACTGTTCTATAAAAGAGGGAGGAGACCCAAGTACCAAATGCAGGAGGAGACCCTGCCGCAAGAGAGTGACCAGGAACCCAACGGAGACAGCCCGCTCGGGCTCTGCCAGTCCGAGTGCGTGGAGATGGGTGAGATGTTTGACGATGCCAGTGACCAGGATTCCACGGACAAACCGTGGCGCCCTTACTACAACTACAAACCCAAAAAGAAATCCAGGCAgttgaggaaaatgaagaaagccAACTGGAGGAAGGAGCACGAAAACAGGAGCCCAAGCAGGAAGTGTAAGTACCCGGCCGAACTGGACTGCGCCGTGGGGAAGCCTCCCCAGGAGAAGGCCTtcgaggaagaagaaaataaagagatgcCCAAGTTGCAGTGTGAACTCTGTGACGGAGACAAAGCCTCAGGGGCTGGGAATCAAGGGAGGCCCCACCGGCATCTCACGGCCAGGCCTTATGCGTGCGAGCTCTGTGCCAAGCAGTTCCAGAGCCCCTCCACCCTGAAGATGCACATGAGGTGTCACACGGGAGAGAAGCCGTACCAGTGCAAGACCTGCGGACGGTGCTTCTCGGtgcaaggcaacctacagaaacACGAGCGCATCCACCTGGGCGTGAAGGAGTTCATCTGCCAGTATTGCAACAAGGCCTTCACGTTGAACGAGACCCTGAAAATCCACGAAAGAATCCACACTGGCGAAAAGCGATACCACTGTCAGTTCTGCTTTCAGAGTTTTTTGTATCTCTCCACAAAAAGGAATCACGAGCAGAGGCATATCCGGGAGCATAACGGGAAGGGCTACGCCTGCTTCCAGTGCCCCAAAATTTGCAAAACAGCTGCTGCCCTGGGAATGCACCAGAAGAAACACTTATTCAAGAGCCCAAGTcagagggagaaaacagaaggtGACGCAGGCCACGAAAAGTCCAGTCCGCTGGAGAACCCACATTTCATTGATTCAGAAGACAGTGACCAAAAGGATAGTGTACAAACCGTTGTTGAGAATGTCCTTTGA